The sequence below is a genomic window from Lolium perenne isolate Kyuss_39 chromosome 7, Kyuss_2.0, whole genome shotgun sequence.
CGAGCGTCGCCTAGCCAAACGGAAACGGCCCCACCAAAAATCCAGCAGCAGCCAATCACAGGCGTTCTCGCTGGATCGGTATTACGCAGCGGCCAATCACGTCGCAGATAAGGCCTGAGGGTGTGCCCGACGGACGCACCAAAAGTGCAAAGTACACCCCGCGCGGGCCTACGGATAAAAGCGTGCGGGCCGGGCCCACGTCCGCCCCTACCAGCTGCTATAAACCTAAAGCCCGCGATATTTTCGACGCAAATAAATTTTGGACTCTACAACAGTGCAAACCTAAACCACCGAGTCGGTCTACACTCTACAGACGGACACGACCACGGTGAAGCGAAATTAGTAGCTAGCGTGGTGCTGCGCTAGTTGCTTTGCTTTGATGAGCagctcggcgaaggcggcggcggacGGCGCGATGGGTAGCAAGGCGGCGCGGGCGTGCGACGGGTGCCTGCGGCGGCGGGCGAGGTGGTACTGCGCCGCGGACGACGCGTTCCTGTGCCAGGGCTGCGACACGTCGGTGCACTCCGCGAACCCGCTGGCGCGGAGGCACGAGCGGgtgcgcctgcggcccacgtcgcCGCTGCTGCTCCCTCAGCAGCCTGCCGGAGCGTCGGCCCCGCCCCCGCGGGAGAAGCGCCGGGGCGAGGAGGTCGTGCCGGCGTGGATCAAGCGCAAGGCGCGGACCCCGCGCTCGCAGGCCAAgagcgtcgggcagctcctctcgAGGCGCCTCGTCGTGCCGGACGCGTCGTCCGGCGGGGAGTCGCCGGAGGGGCAGAAGTGCGGCGGGGAGACCGACGAGGAGGCGGAGCTGCTGTACCACCGCGTGCCCGTTTTCGACCACGCTCTCGCGGAGCTCTGCTCGTCCCCGTCTGCCGGGGAAGAGAGCACGGCCGTCGCGTCGTGCTGCGGTGAGGACGGCGGCGCCGTCGTCGATAACTTGGCCGCGGCGCCGCTGTCTCCTGTGCCGGCTGAGTTCATGCCCGTGGACGGCCTCGTCAGCTTCGGCCCCACGGACGCGGAGCTCATGGAGTTCGCCGCCGACATGGAGGCCCTGCTCGGGCGGCCGGGCATGGAcgacggcggcgaggaggagccGTTCTGCATGGAGGCATTGGGGCTCATCGACCCCACGGACGCGAGCGTCAAGCTGGAGGCCGACGGATGCATGCTGGCGTGCGGCCTCGAGCAGGAGCTGGACGTGTCCGGCGATATCTTCGACCTCGACTTCGACTACTGCTCGCCTCAGGCGGCGACGCCGGACGAGAACGCGGCAAGCAGCGACGGCCAGCTGTTTCCAAAGAGCCTCGCGCTCAACCTGAACTACGAGGCGATCATCGAGAAGTGGGAGAGCTCGCCATTCGCCGACGG
It includes:
- the LOC127317328 gene encoding zinc finger protein CONSTANS-LIKE 16-like, with the protein product MSSSAKAAADGAMGSKAARACDGCLRRRARWYCAADDAFLCQGCDTSVHSANPLARRHERVRLRPTSPLLLPQQPAGASAPPPREKRRGEEVVPAWIKRKARTPRSQAKSVGQLLSRRLVVPDASSGGESPEGQKCGGETDEEAELLYHRVPVFDHALAELCSSPSAGEESTAVASCCGEDGGAVVDNLAAAPLSPVPAEFMPVDGLVSFGPTDAELMEFAADMEALLGRPGMDDGGEEEPFCMEALGLIDPTDASVKLEADGCMLACGLEQELDVSGDIFDLDFDYCSPQAATPDENAASSDGQLFPKSLALNLNYEAIIEKWESSPFADGERPDVKLEDCWPHDDYSLQAGAWMMGGGGQLGYGGDGVGTTPRLRMGADGGREARVSRYREKRRTRLFSKKIRYEVRKLNAEKRPRMKGRFVKRLANGAVAATACVA